The Streptomyces laurentii genome contains a region encoding:
- a CDS encoding integral membrane protein (identified by MetaGeneAnnotator; putative;~sequence version:1): MNDTPGWASPGSSSSDGDATGSTPQWSRNQPPAGQWQPPAAPAPGTPPPIPAAPQAGPGWGGPPPYGQWNVPQAAKPGVIALRPLTLGDILDGAVTTLRRYWRTVLTVSVAVAAIMQVAQILCQRYLIPDQQPLDPAASPAEAMDQTLEAARTSAIGMAPASLIAAVATLLSAALLTVVISRAVLGKPIDLATAWREARPRLLPLLGLSLLVPLICAVVMFVGILPGLLLGSDGLTLLGMFVALGVVVWLWIRFALASPALMLERQGVIASMKRSAKLVQGAWWRVFGITVLINLLMALVAVILAIPFTALAMAFSVEGLADLANAGAFEKDWSFLILTGIGGVVTNALVYPIVSGVSVFLYIDQRIRREALDVELGRAAGLPGYGG, encoded by the coding sequence GTGAACGACACTCCGGGCTGGGCCTCGCCCGGGTCCTCTTCCTCCGACGGCGACGCCACCGGCTCCACGCCGCAGTGGTCCCGGAACCAGCCGCCCGCCGGCCAGTGGCAGCCGCCGGCCGCTCCCGCCCCCGGCACCCCGCCGCCGATCCCGGCCGCGCCGCAGGCCGGCCCGGGCTGGGGCGGACCGCCGCCGTACGGCCAGTGGAACGTGCCCCAGGCCGCGAAGCCGGGTGTGATCGCGCTCCGTCCGCTGACGCTGGGCGACATCCTCGACGGCGCCGTGACGACCCTGCGCCGCTACTGGCGGACCGTCCTCACCGTCTCCGTAGCCGTCGCCGCGATCATGCAGGTCGCGCAGATCCTCTGTCAGCGCTATCTGATCCCGGACCAGCAGCCGCTGGATCCCGCGGCGAGCCCCGCCGAGGCCATGGACCAGACCCTCGAAGCGGCGCGGACCAGTGCGATCGGGATGGCCCCCGCCTCCTTGATCGCGGCGGTCGCCACGCTGCTGAGCGCCGCGCTGCTCACCGTCGTCATCAGCCGTGCCGTCCTCGGCAAGCCGATCGACCTCGCCACCGCGTGGCGGGAGGCCCGGCCGCGGCTGCTCCCGCTGCTCGGGCTGAGCCTGCTGGTCCCGCTGATATGCGCCGTCGTCATGTTCGTCGGCATCCTCCCCGGCCTGCTCCTCGGGAGCGACGGCCTCACCCTGCTCGGCATGTTCGTCGCCCTCGGCGTCGTCGTCTGGCTGTGGATCCGCTTCGCCCTCGCCTCGCCCGCCCTGATGCTGGAGCGGCAGGGCGTCATCGCGTCGATGAAGCGGTCGGCGAAGCTGGTGCAGGGCGCCTGGTGGCGCGTCTTCGGCATCACCGTCCTCATCAACCTGCTGATGGCCCTGGTCGCGGTGATCCTCGCGATCCCGTTCACCGCCCTCGCGATGGCCTTCTCGGTCGAGGGCCTCGCCGACCTGGCCAACGCCGGCGCCTTCGAGAAGGACTGGTCCTTCCTGATCCTCACCGGCATCGGCGGCGTCGTCACGAACGCGCTCGTCTACCCGATCGTCTCCGGCGTCTCCGTCTTCCTCTACATCGACCAGCGCATCCGCCGCGAGGCACTGGACGTCGAACTCGGCCGCGCGGCCGGCCTCCCCGGCTACGGCGGCTGA
- a CDS encoding hypothetical protein (Domain of unknown function (DUF4350); pfam14258;~identified by MetaGeneAnnotator; putative;~secreted protein [Streptomyces lividans TK24]), whose amino-acid sequence MSRTATSPTSTSLTPRTLWTRARVPLLIVALLLLGGLLFATVHTADHNGRLDPRSTAPGGSRAVAELLRDRGVTVDVAGTLAEATAATGADTTLLVAGPDLLTEDQLSDLRAAMTGSAGRTVLLGPDAPSLAVLAPGVRTGTSTSVSPLEPGCALPAATRAGDADLGGTRYRTGTATADACYLSDGLPTLVRVPGPGTADTVLLGSADLLTNKRLAQHGNASLALQLLGSRPHLVWYLPSFTDVPDDAAADDDPMAGFLELVPSGWLWGTLQLAVAALLAALWRGRRLGPLVTERLPVAVRAAEATEGRARLYRKADARDRAATVLRTATRTRIAPLLGVPSQDAHSPELLLPALSTRLPAGPADAGDLLFGPVPADDAALIRLADQLDALEREVRTS is encoded by the coding sequence ATGAGCCGGACCGCCACGAGCCCCACCTCGACCTCGCTCACCCCCCGGACGCTGTGGACCCGCGCCCGCGTCCCGCTCCTGATCGTCGCCCTGCTGCTGCTCGGCGGCCTGCTCTTCGCCACGGTCCACACGGCCGACCACAACGGGCGCCTCGACCCGCGCTCCACCGCGCCCGGCGGCAGCCGGGCCGTGGCCGAACTCCTCCGGGACCGCGGCGTCACCGTCGACGTGGCCGGCACGCTCGCCGAGGCGACCGCCGCCACCGGCGCCGACACCACCCTGCTGGTCGCCGGCCCGGATCTGCTCACCGAGGATCAGCTGTCCGACCTGCGCGCGGCGATGACCGGCTCGGCCGGCCGCACCGTCCTCCTCGGCCCGGACGCCCCGTCCCTCGCCGTCCTCGCCCCCGGCGTCCGCACCGGGACGAGCACCTCGGTGTCCCCGCTGGAGCCCGGCTGCGCCCTGCCCGCCGCCACCCGCGCCGGCGACGCCGACCTCGGCGGCACGCGCTACCGGACCGGCACGGCCACCGCCGACGCCTGCTACCTCTCCGACGGCCTGCCGACCCTGGTCCGCGTCCCGGGCCCGGGCACCGCCGACACCGTCCTGCTCGGCTCGGCCGACCTCCTCACCAACAAGCGTCTCGCCCAGCACGGCAACGCCTCCCTCGCCCTGCAACTCCTCGGTTCCCGCCCGCATCTCGTCTGGTACCTCCCCTCGTTCACCGACGTGCCCGACGATGCCGCGGCCGACGACGACCCGATGGCCGGCTTCCTCGAACTGGTCCCCTCCGGCTGGTTGTGGGGCACCCTCCAGCTCGCCGTCGCGGCCCTGCTCGCCGCCCTCTGGCGCGGCCGTCGCCTCGGCCCCCTGGTGACCGAACGGCTTCCCGTCGCCGTCCGCGCCGCCGAGGCCACCGAGGGCCGCGCCCGCCTCTACCGCAAGGCCGACGCCCGCGACCGCGCGGCGACCGTCCTGCGCACCGCGACCCGCACCCGGATCGCCCCGCTCCTCGGCGTCCCCTCCCAGGACGCCCACTCCCCCGAACTCCTTCTCCCTGCCCTCTCCACCCGGCTCCCGGCCGGCCCGGCCGACGCCGGGGACCTGCTCTTCGGCCCGGTTCCCGCCGACGACGCCGCCCTCATCCGCCTCGCGGACCAACTCGACGCCCTCGAAAGAGAGGTACGCACCTCATGA
- a CDS encoding two-component system response regulator (DNA binding site [nucleotide binding];~Effector domain of response regulator. Bacteria and certain eukaryotes like protozoa and higher plants use two-component signal transduction systems to detect and respond to changes in the environment. The system consists of a sensor histidine kinase and...; cd00383;~Response regulators consisting of a CheY-like receiver domain and a winged-helix DNA-binding domain [Signal transduction mechanisms / Transcription]; COG0745;~Signal receiver domain; originally thought to be unique to bacteria (CheY, OmpR, NtrC, and PhoB), now recently identified in eukaroytes ETR1 Arabidopsis thaliana; this domain receives the signal from the sensor partner in a two-component systems; cd00156;~dimerization interface [polypeptide binding];~identified by MetaGeneAnnotator; putative;~intermolecular recognition site;~phosphorylation site [posttranslational modification];~two-component system response regulator [Amycolatopsis mediterranei U32]) — MKGRVLVVDDDTALAEMLGIVLRGEGFEPSFVSDGDKALAAFREAKPDLVLLDLMLPGRDGIEVCRLIRAESGVPIVMLTAKSDTVDVVVGLESGADDYIVKPFKPKELVARIRARLRRSEEPAPEQLTIGDLVIDVAGHSVKRDGQSIALTPLEFDLLVALARKPWQVFTREVLLEQVWGYRHAADTRLVNVHVQRLRSKVEKDPERPEIVVTVRGVGYKAGPS; from the coding sequence ATGAAGGGACGCGTTCTTGTCGTCGACGACGACACGGCACTCGCCGAGATGCTCGGGATCGTGCTGCGGGGTGAAGGTTTCGAGCCGTCGTTCGTCTCGGACGGAGACAAGGCACTCGCCGCTTTCCGTGAGGCCAAGCCGGATCTGGTGCTGCTCGACCTGATGCTGCCCGGCCGGGACGGCATCGAGGTGTGCCGGCTGATCCGGGCCGAGTCCGGGGTGCCGATCGTCATGCTCACGGCCAAGAGCGACACGGTCGACGTCGTCGTGGGTCTGGAGTCCGGGGCCGACGACTACATCGTCAAGCCGTTCAAGCCGAAGGAGCTCGTCGCCCGTATCCGGGCACGGCTGCGGAGGTCCGAGGAGCCGGCGCCGGAGCAGCTGACCATCGGCGACCTCGTCATCGACGTGGCCGGGCACTCCGTGAAGCGGGACGGGCAGTCCATCGCCCTGACGCCGCTGGAGTTCGACCTGCTGGTCGCGCTGGCCCGCAAGCCGTGGCAGGTGTTCACCCGTGAGGTGCTCCTGGAGCAGGTGTGGGGCTACCGGCACGCCGCCGACACCCGTCTGGTCAACGTGCACGTCCAGCGGCTGCGCTCGAAGGTCGAGAAGGACCCCGAGCGCCCGGAGATCGTCGTGACCGTACGGGGTGTCGGATACAAGGCAGGACCGAGCTGA
- a CDS encoding sensor histidine kinase mtrB (ATP binding site [chemical binding];~G-X-G motif;~Histidine Kinase A (dimerization/phosphoacceptor) domain; Histidine Kinase A dimers are formed through parallel association of 2 domains creating 4-helix bundles; usually these domains contain aconserved His residue and are activated via...; cd00082;~Histidine kinase, Adenylyl cyclase, Methyl-accepting protein, and Phosphatase (HAMP) domain. HAMP isa signaling domain which occurs in a wide variety of signaling proteins, many of which are bacterial. The HAMP domain consists of two alpha helices...; cd06225;~Histidine kinase-like ATPases; smart00387;~Sensor histidine kinase mtrB [Streptomyces venezuelae ATCC10712];~Signal transduction histidine kinase [Signal transduction mechanisms]; COG0642;~dimer interface [polypeptide binding];~dimerization interface [polypeptide binding];~identified by MetaGeneAnnotator; putative;~phosphorylation site [posttranslational modification]) — translation MSQGSTAPDNGDRAVRAGRTAGPGRGSRPLGRLLQDGTPGAPVFRLLARWVRRPLLPAVRLWRRNLQVRVVAGTLLMSLGVVLLLGLVVIGQVRNGLLVAKEKAAQSQAAGGFSAAQDRAATTQPQPGGEQDGGGRAGPSVNWRSTLVEQLASGGQSAFNVVALSLETGETASRGARASGEVDPTTSIPAELRHSVAQGTNIFQTYARIHYTGGKLSEPGLVVGKRLNDADGTPYELYYLFPLSQEEDSLALVKTTLATAGLFVVVLLGAIAWLVVRQVVTPVRMAAGIAERLSAGRLQERMKVTGEDDIARLGEAFNKMAQNLQLKIQQLEELSRLQRRFVSDVSHELRTPLTTVRMAADVIHEARVDFDPVTARSAELLGDQLDRFESLLADLLEISRFDAGAASLEAEPIDLRQVVRRVIGGAEPLAERKGSRIVVVGDEQPVVAEADARRVERVLRNLVVNAVEHGEGRDVVVRLAAAGGAVAIAVRDYGVGLKPGEATRVFNRFWRADPARARTTGGTGLGLSIAVEDARLHGGWLQAWGEAGGGSQFRLTLPRTADEPLRGSPIPLEPEDSRRNREQAAALGAGAGSGTRLTEVPAQSGAGRGPVPPRLPSVPRPTADPTALPGSGARVVARPAGAADDDAGEARAPGRAEREDTTGGR, via the coding sequence ATGAGCCAGGGCAGTACTGCTCCGGACAACGGGGACCGGGCGGTCCGTGCGGGGCGGACTGCCGGACCGGGGCGAGGGAGCCGGCCGCTCGGCCGTCTCCTGCAGGACGGCACGCCGGGCGCGCCCGTGTTCCGGCTGCTCGCCCGCTGGGTGCGCAGGCCGCTGCTGCCCGCCGTACGGCTGTGGCGGCGCAACCTTCAGGTGCGGGTCGTCGCGGGCACCCTCCTGATGTCGCTGGGCGTGGTGCTGCTGCTCGGCCTGGTCGTCATCGGCCAGGTCCGCAACGGCCTGCTCGTCGCCAAGGAGAAGGCCGCGCAGAGCCAGGCGGCCGGCGGGTTCTCCGCCGCGCAGGACCGGGCGGCGACCACGCAGCCCCAGCCGGGCGGCGAGCAGGACGGCGGCGGCCGCGCGGGACCGTCGGTGAACTGGCGTTCCACGCTCGTCGAGCAGCTCGCGAGCGGTGGCCAGAGCGCCTTCAACGTCGTCGCGCTGTCCCTGGAGACCGGGGAGACCGCCAGCCGCGGCGCCCGCGCCTCCGGCGAGGTCGACCCGACCACGAGCATCCCCGCCGAACTGCGGCACAGCGTCGCCCAGGGCACCAACATCTTCCAGACGTACGCCCGCATCCACTACACCGGCGGCAAGCTCAGCGAGCCGGGCCTGGTGGTCGGCAAGCGGCTCAACGACGCCGACGGCACCCCGTACGAGCTGTACTACCTCTTCCCGCTCAGCCAGGAGGAGGACTCCCTCGCGCTGGTCAAGACCACCCTGGCGACCGCCGGGCTGTTCGTCGTCGTGCTGCTCGGGGCCATCGCGTGGCTGGTGGTCCGCCAGGTCGTCACGCCCGTGCGGATGGCCGCCGGGATCGCCGAACGGCTGTCGGCCGGCCGCCTCCAGGAGCGGATGAAGGTCACCGGCGAGGACGACATCGCGCGCCTCGGCGAGGCGTTCAACAAGATGGCGCAGAACCTCCAGCTGAAGATCCAGCAACTGGAGGAGCTGTCGCGGTTGCAGCGGCGTTTCGTCTCCGACGTCTCGCACGAGCTGCGCACCCCGCTGACGACCGTACGGATGGCCGCCGACGTCATCCACGAGGCGCGGGTCGACTTCGACCCGGTCACCGCGCGCTCCGCCGAGCTGCTCGGCGACCAGCTCGACCGCTTCGAGTCGCTGCTCGCCGACCTGCTGGAGATCAGCCGCTTCGACGCGGGCGCGGCGTCCCTCGAAGCCGAGCCGATAGACCTGCGCCAGGTGGTACGGCGGGTCATCGGCGGCGCCGAGCCGCTGGCCGAGCGCAAGGGCAGCCGGATCGTCGTCGTCGGCGACGAGCAGCCGGTGGTGGCCGAGGCGGACGCCCGCCGGGTCGAGCGGGTGCTGCGCAACCTGGTCGTGAACGCGGTCGAGCACGGCGAGGGCCGGGACGTCGTCGTCCGGCTCGCCGCCGCGGGCGGGGCCGTCGCCATCGCCGTACGCGACTACGGCGTCGGCCTGAAGCCGGGCGAGGCGACCCGGGTCTTCAACCGGTTCTGGCGGGCCGACCCGGCCCGCGCGCGGACCACCGGCGGTACGGGCCTCGGCCTGTCCATCGCCGTCGAGGACGCGCGGCTGCACGGCGGCTGGCTCCAGGCGTGGGGCGAGGCGGGCGGCGGTTCGCAGTTCCGGCTGACGCTGCCGCGCACCGCCGACGAGCCGCTGCGCGGGTCCCCGATCCCACTGGAGCCGGAGGACTCGCGGCGCAACCGGGAGCAGGCGGCCGCGCTCGGCGCCGGCGCCGGTTCCGGGACGCGGCTCACCGAGGTGCCGGCCCAGTCCGGTGCGGGCCGCGGGCCCGTACCGCCGCGGCTGCCGTCCGTACCGCGGCCGACGGCCGACCCGACGGCTCTGCCGGGCAGCGGTGCCCGGGTGGTCGCACGGCCCGCGGGGGCGGCGGACGACGACGCAGGCGAGGCGAGGGCGCCGGGGCGCGCCGAGCGGGAGGACACGACAGGTGGGCGCTGA
- a CDS encoding integral membrane protein (Domain of unknown function (DUF4129); pfam13559;~identified by MetaGeneAnnotator; putative;~integral membrane protein [Streptomyces hygroscopicus subsp. jinggangensis TL01]), protein MDIPRVPAQEAAERELSQPMYHENDPGFLQRAIDRFWEWVGDLFDSVTGAGPGDVVGIVAVVLVVLALAAALWWRLGTPRRTPSSGGDVLFGERARTAAEHRTAAARHASAGQWNQAVQERMRAIVRSLEERTLLDPRPGRTADEAAAEAGRSLPAHADGLRSAARAFDDVTYGGRSADESAYRRVEQLDTALERAKPSLADAGASFTRAPR, encoded by the coding sequence GTGGACATCCCGCGCGTCCCCGCCCAGGAGGCGGCGGAGCGGGAACTGTCCCAACCGATGTACCACGAGAACGATCCCGGCTTCCTCCAGCGGGCGATCGACCGCTTCTGGGAGTGGGTCGGCGACCTGTTCGACTCGGTCACCGGGGCGGGCCCCGGCGATGTCGTCGGCATCGTGGCCGTCGTCCTGGTCGTGCTCGCCCTGGCCGCCGCCCTCTGGTGGCGCCTCGGCACACCCCGGCGTACGCCGTCGTCCGGCGGCGACGTCCTCTTCGGCGAGCGCGCCCGCACCGCCGCCGAACACCGCACCGCGGCCGCCCGGCACGCCTCGGCGGGCCAGTGGAACCAGGCCGTCCAGGAACGCATGCGGGCCATCGTCCGCTCCCTCGAGGAACGCACCCTGCTCGACCCGCGCCCCGGCCGCACCGCCGACGAGGCGGCCGCGGAGGCCGGCCGCTCGCTGCCCGCCCACGCCGACGGGCTGCGCTCCGCCGCCCGGGCCTTCGACGACGTGACATACGGCGGCCGCAGCGCCGACGAATCCGCGTACCGGCGCGTCGAGCAACTGGACACCGCCCTGGAGCGGGCCAAGCCGTCCCTCGCCGACGCCGGCGCTTCCTTCACGCGGGCGCCGCGATGA
- a CDS encoding methanol dehydrogenase transcriptional regulatory protein moxR2 (ATP binding site [chemical binding];~Mapped to H37Rv Rv3692;~MoxR-like ATPases [General function prediction only];~The AAA+ (ATPases Associated with a wide variety of cellular Activities) superfamily represents an ancient group of ATPases belonging to the ASCE (for additional strand, catalytic E) division of the P-loop NTPase fold. The ASCE division also includes ABC; cd00009;~Walker A motif;~Walker B motif;~arginine finger;~identified by MetaGeneAnnotator; putative;~methanol dehydrogenase transcriptional regulatory protein moxR2 [Mycobacterium tuberculosis F11]), whose translation MSAPTPETVPNSDAARASLEALRTEIGKAVVGQDPAVTGLVVALLCRGHVLLEGVPGVAKTLLVRALASALELDTKRVQFTPDLMPSDVTGSLVYDTRTAEFSFQPGPVFTHLLLADEINRTPPKTQSSLLEAMEERQVTVDGVPRPLPDPFLVAATQNPVEYEGTYPLPEAQLDRFLLKLTVPLPSREDEIAVLTRHAQGFDPRDLKAAGLRPVAGPEDLAAAREAVAKVSVSAEIAGYVVDICRATRESPSFTLGVSPRGATALLATSRAWAWLTGRDYVTPDDVKALALPTLRHRVHLRPEAEMEGVTADSVLTSILAHVPVPR comes from the coding sequence ATGAGCGCCCCGACCCCCGAGACCGTGCCGAACTCGGATGCCGCCCGCGCCTCGCTGGAGGCCCTGCGCACCGAGATCGGGAAGGCCGTGGTCGGCCAGGACCCCGCCGTCACCGGTCTCGTCGTCGCCCTGCTCTGCCGGGGGCACGTCCTCCTCGAAGGCGTCCCCGGCGTCGCCAAGACCCTGCTGGTGCGGGCCCTCGCCTCGGCGCTCGAACTCGACACCAAGCGCGTCCAGTTCACCCCCGACCTGATGCCCAGTGACGTCACCGGCTCTCTCGTCTACGACACCCGGACCGCCGAGTTCTCCTTCCAGCCCGGCCCGGTCTTCACCCATCTGCTGCTCGCCGACGAGATCAACCGGACGCCCCCGAAGACCCAGTCCTCCCTCCTGGAGGCGATGGAGGAACGCCAGGTCACCGTGGACGGCGTGCCCCGCCCGCTGCCCGATCCGTTCCTCGTCGCCGCGACCCAGAACCCGGTCGAGTACGAGGGCACCTATCCGCTGCCCGAGGCCCAACTCGACCGCTTCCTGCTGAAGCTGACGGTCCCGCTGCCCTCACGCGAGGACGAGATCGCCGTCCTCACCCGCCACGCCCAGGGCTTCGACCCCCGCGACCTGAAGGCCGCCGGTCTGCGCCCCGTCGCCGGACCCGAAGATCTGGCGGCCGCCCGGGAGGCCGTGGCCAAGGTGTCCGTCTCGGCCGAGATAGCCGGCTACGTCGTCGATATCTGTCGTGCCACGCGTGAATCCCCCTCGTTCACCCTCGGCGTCTCCCCCCGAGGAGCCACCGCCCTGCTCGCCACGTCCCGTGCCTGGGCCTGGCTGACCGGCCGGGACTACGTCACCCCGGACGATGTGAAGGCCCTGGCGCTGCCCACCCTGCGGCACCGCGTCCATCTGCGGCCCGAGGCCGAGATGGAGGGCGTCACCGCGGACTCCGTCCTCACCTCGATCCTCGCCCACGTCCCCGTCCCCCGCTGA
- a CDS encoding lipoprotein (Fibronectin type III-like domain; cl15273;~Uncharacterized conserved protein (some members contain a von Willebrand factor type A (vWA) domain) [General function prediction only];~Von Willebrand factor type A (vWA) domain was originally foundin the blood coagulation protein von Willebrand factor (vWF). Typically, the vWA domain is made up of approximately 200 amino acid residues folded into a classic a/b para-rossmann type of...; cl00057;~identified by MetaGeneAnnotator; putative;~lipoprotein [Amycolatopsis mediterranei U32]) has translation MALTGRTALLAALGLLPVGILAPSWTGMLAVNAPLSLVILCDYAMAAPVRTLRFTRSGDTSVRLGDGVDVQLTVTNPSRRRLRALIRDAWAPSAAQDPVRQKLSVPAGERRRVTTVLRPTRRGDRRAEHVTVRSHGPLGLAARQGRHEVSWAVRVLPPFTSRKHLPSRLARLRELDGRTSVLTRGEGTEFDSLREYVPGDDTRSIDWRATARQSTVAVRTWRPERDRHLLIVLDTGRTSAGRVGDVPRLDAAMDAALLLTALASRAGDRVDLIAYDRRLRAQVQGRSAREVLPAVVDALATLEPSLVETDARGLAATALARAPRRSLVVLLTGLDAAPVEEGLLPVLPRLTQRHTVLVASPADPHIARMAASRGTVEGVYEAAAATQSQAQRLRTAEQLQRHGVTVVDAVPDALAPALADAYLALKAAGRL, from the coding sequence ATGGCCCTCACCGGACGAACCGCCCTGCTCGCCGCCCTGGGGTTGCTTCCCGTCGGCATCCTCGCGCCCAGCTGGACGGGGATGCTGGCGGTGAACGCCCCGCTCTCGCTGGTAATTCTGTGCGATTACGCGATGGCCGCGCCCGTGCGAACGCTCCGATTCACCCGAAGCGGTGATACGTCCGTTCGACTGGGTGACGGTGTAGATGTCCAGCTCACGGTCACCAATCCGTCGCGCCGCCGGCTACGGGCCCTGATCCGCGACGCGTGGGCGCCGAGTGCCGCCCAGGACCCGGTCCGCCAGAAGCTGTCCGTGCCGGCCGGCGAGCGCCGCCGGGTCACGACGGTCCTGCGCCCGACCCGCCGCGGCGACCGTCGCGCCGAGCACGTCACCGTCCGCTCGCACGGCCCGCTGGGTCTCGCGGCCCGGCAGGGCCGTCACGAGGTGTCGTGGGCGGTCCGGGTGCTGCCGCCGTTCACCAGCCGCAAGCATCTGCCCTCGCGTCTGGCCCGGCTGCGCGAGCTGGACGGCCGCACGAGCGTCCTCACCCGGGGCGAGGGCACCGAGTTCGACAGCCTTCGCGAGTACGTCCCCGGCGACGACACCCGCTCGATCGACTGGCGGGCCACGGCCCGTCAGTCGACGGTCGCCGTCCGCACCTGGCGGCCCGAACGGGACCGCCATCTCCTCATCGTCCTCGACACCGGCCGTACCTCGGCGGGCCGGGTCGGCGACGTCCCGCGTCTGGACGCGGCGATGGACGCCGCGCTTCTGCTCACCGCGCTGGCGTCCCGCGCCGGCGACCGGGTGGATCTGATCGCGTACGACCGCCGGCTGCGCGCCCAGGTCCAGGGCCGCTCCGCCCGCGAGGTCCTGCCCGCGGTGGTGGACGCTCTCGCCACGCTGGAGCCGTCGCTGGTGGAGACGGACGCCCGTGGCCTCGCGGCCACCGCGCTGGCCCGTGCCCCGCGCCGTTCCCTCGTCGTCCTGCTCACCGGTCTGGACGCCGCCCCGGTCGAGGAGGGCCTGCTGCCCGTCCTCCCGCGGCTCACCCAGCGCCACACTGTCCTGGTGGCCTCTCCGGCCGATCCGCACATCGCCCGTATGGCCGCGTCCCGCGGCACGGTCGAGGGCGTCTACGAGGCCGCCGCGGCGACACAGTCCCAGGCTCAGCGCCTCCGTACGGCGGAACAGCTGCAACGCCATGGCGTCACCGTCGTGGACGCGGTTCCCGACGCGCTCGCTCCCGCTCTCGCGGACGCCTATCTGGCCCTGAAGGCCGCCGGCCGTCTCTGA
- a CDS encoding hypothetical protein (identified by MetaGeneAnnotator; putative;~predicted protein [Streptomyces ghanaensis ATCC14672]), with product MLWAVSLSTMELIPHSLTAVLSLTGIRSLAKVSNPVGPIAYPVLYLRQETHDAAPKCISGRTSYHGV from the coding sequence ATGCTCTGGGCTGTTTCCCTCTCGACCATGGAGCTTATCCCCCACAGTCTCACTGCCGTGCTCTCACTTACCGGCATTCGGAGTTTGGCTAAGGTCAGTAACCCGGTAGGGCCCATCGCCTATCCAGTGCTCTACCTCCGGCAAGAAACACACGACGCTGCACCTAAATGCATTTCGGGGAGAACCAGCTATCACGGAGTTTGA